TCAGGGGGAGGTAAGGAATGAATGCGCTCCAATTACTTGCTATTGCTGCTGGTGGTGCTATCGGAGCTGTCCTTCGTGCGCTCATGTCAGTCTGGATACCGACTGAATTTCCCTGGGCGACATTTGTGGTCAATGTCGTCGGCTCACTGATCATTGGTTTTATCTTCGGGCTTGAGGCAACGCACCTTACGCTGCATCCGCATCTGCGCGTTTTCCTCACTGCTGGCTTTTGTGGTGCTTTGACCACTTTTTCGACTTTTAGCTACCAGACTCTTTCGCTTTTTAATACCGGACAGACCAGTCTCGCGCTGGTCAACATTGCATTAAATGTTGTCATTACTTTGGTTGCGGTATGGGGGGGGCTGAAGCTGGCCACAGCGATCTTTGCTTAAGATTTGCTTTGGCTTTTGCCGTTCTCTGATTTGAGGAATGCCCTTTTCCCTTGCCGATTTAGGCCCCAATCTATTACTACATTAAAGATTACCACGAAGTTTGAGATGATGAAGTTTTTTCGCACTACGTTACTGACCTCCATTTTATTTGGGGCTTCCTTCGCTCATGCCGCCCTTGAGATTCGGATCGACTTCAGCAATAACGAAGGCACTCCGGGCGGCAATTGGAATCTGATACAG
The Rubellicoccus peritrichatus DNA segment above includes these coding regions:
- the crcB gene encoding fluoride efflux transporter CrcB — translated: MNALQLLAIAAGGAIGAVLRALMSVWIPTEFPWATFVVNVVGSLIIGFIFGLEATHLTLHPHLRVFLTAGFCGALTTFSTFSYQTLSLFNTGQTSLALVNIALNVVITLVAVWGGLKLATAIFA